Proteins encoded by one window of Thermobaculum terrenum ATCC BAA-798:
- a CDS encoding polysaccharide deacetylase family protein yields the protein MIRRVDSSDSVVLTFDDGPDVYTVKILDVLSRYDTKAVFFVVGEQVERHPNLLREVVAAGHEIGIHGYRHVSHLLRAPLTTIEDVRRCKVIIEDTTGVSPRYIRPPYGVFSLASWVESVRQGWMRVLWSRWGKDWMPEATPLQIAQNIGTPEAGDIILLHDSDRYSYPGAPLRTIEAIPIILQHIADKGMHTTLLCDLV from the coding sequence GTGATCAGAAGGGTAGACAGTAGCGATTCTGTTGTGCTCACTTTTGATGATGGTCCAGATGTATATACGGTAAAGATCTTGGACGTTCTTTCAAGATATGACACTAAGGCGGTATTCTTCGTGGTGGGTGAACAGGTCGAGCGCCATCCCAATCTGCTGAGAGAAGTGGTTGCCGCAGGCCATGAGATAGGCATACACGGATACAGGCACGTGAGCCATCTCCTGCGTGCCCCATTGACGACTATAGAGGATGTGCGTAGGTGCAAAGTAATCATCGAGGACACAACAGGCGTTTCTCCAAGATATATACGTCCTCCTTATGGTGTGTTTTCTTTGGCCTCTTGGGTAGAGAGCGTCAGACAGGGATGGATGCGTGTGCTATGGTCACGGTGGGGCAAAGATTGGATGCCCGAAGCCACGCCATTACAAATAGCTCAGAATATCGGAACTCCAGAGGCTGGTGATATCATACTCTTGCACGATTCTGATAGGTATTCCTATCCAGGCGCACCGTTGCGTACGATCGAGGCAATTCCGATCATTCTGCAACATATTGCGGATAAAGGGATGCATACCACCCTCCTCTGTGATCTAGTCTAA
- a CDS encoding ABC transporter ATP-binding protein: MNALVELKGICASLQGERVLHYISWTIERGQQWLLVGPNGSGKSTLMRVLGAELWPEPRVGTRTYNFTGTPSRSPIDAKRHIAIVSPELQTKFKNLEYSLTGWQVVLSAFSDTFLLYSPLNTDQISLASCWVDRLAIRNLMDVPIQEMSYGELRKVLIARAVVRQPALLLLDEVCSGLDPAARRDILNMLDQIALSGVSIVISSHRDEDVFPSITHVIRLQDGRVVWQGRISEYYHLLQEVETENEQTNVWRESLHIHNEQLTTEGPSLIEIQGADVYLNNRQVLKSINWMLHPGQHWIIRGGNGAGKSTFLRLILGDYRPALGGTISRFGLDRLGLWEIKKYIGYYSPEMQEIFRRDLIVEEVIASGFEASFEPQRPFSQEQMLRVREVMRFMEIGELTGKPLGRMSHGQLRKVLLARAFVNSPKILLLDEPFDGLDFRSRSNVSKILGYIARNGTSLVLTSHYNEDIPVFITHQMLMSDGRIVEQGALVAND; encoded by the coding sequence GTGAACGCTTTAGTTGAGCTCAAGGGGATTTGTGCTTCTCTTCAAGGGGAAAGAGTTCTGCACTATATTAGCTGGACTATCGAGCGTGGACAACAATGGTTGCTGGTTGGCCCGAACGGTTCTGGAAAAAGCACTTTGATGAGGGTCTTAGGGGCTGAGCTATGGCCAGAACCTAGGGTTGGGACCCGTACATATAACTTCACAGGTACCCCTAGCAGGAGCCCGATAGATGCCAAGCGGCACATAGCTATTGTCTCTCCTGAACTACAAACTAAATTCAAAAATCTGGAGTATTCTCTCACAGGCTGGCAAGTGGTACTGTCCGCCTTCTCAGATACCTTCCTACTATACAGTCCCTTGAATACTGACCAGATATCTCTCGCTAGTTGCTGGGTGGATCGTTTAGCTATCCGTAATCTGATGGACGTACCGATTCAAGAGATGTCGTATGGCGAGTTACGTAAGGTGCTGATAGCTAGAGCTGTGGTTAGACAACCTGCTCTTCTGTTGCTTGATGAGGTGTGTTCTGGCTTGGATCCAGCTGCCAGGAGAGATATTCTAAATATGCTTGACCAAATAGCCTTATCTGGAGTGTCGATAGTGATATCCTCACATAGAGATGAGGATGTCTTTCCATCTATAACCCATGTGATCCGCTTGCAGGATGGCAGGGTAGTCTGGCAGGGGAGGATATCCGAATACTATCATTTGCTTCAGGAGGTTGAAACAGAGAACGAACAGACTAATGTCTGGAGGGAAAGTCTTCATATCCACAATGAACAGCTGACTACCGAAGGCCCATCCTTAATAGAGATTCAGGGAGCAGATGTCTACTTAAATAATCGTCAAGTGCTGAAGAGTATAAACTGGATGCTCCATCCTGGTCAGCACTGGATTATCCGTGGAGGCAATGGCGCAGGTAAGAGCACGTTCCTCCGACTTATTCTGGGAGATTATCGCCCCGCATTGGGCGGAACCATCAGCAGGTTTGGTCTAGATAGGCTCGGATTGTGGGAGATCAAGAAGTATATTGGCTATTATTCTCCTGAGATGCAGGAGATTTTCAGAAGAGATCTTATTGTAGAAGAGGTCATAGCTTCGGGTTTTGAGGCTTCTTTCGAACCCCAAAGACCTTTTTCCCAGGAGCAGATGCTCAGAGTTAGGGAAGTTATGCGCTTTATGGAGATTGGAGAGCTAACTGGTAAACCTTTAGGGCGAATGTCGCATGGTCAGCTAAGGAAGGTGCTTCTGGCTAGGGCATTCGTCAATAGTCCTAAGATACTTCTGCTTGATGAGCCTTTCGATGGCTTGGACTTCAGATCGCGATCAAATGTATCGAAGATACTTGGTTATATCGCTAGAAATGGGACAAGCCTGGTACTCACCAGTCATTATAATGAGGATATACCGGTCTTTATAACTCATCAGATGCTGATGTCCGATGGTAGAATTGTGGAGCAAGGAGCACTGGTGGCTAACGATTAG
- a CDS encoding Gfo/Idh/MocA family protein — MTVKIGLIGCGGIAHQHARGYTKYPDLVKVTAVCDIVEGNRQEIADIVGGAEQYSDYHKMLQEADIDGVDILLPHHLHKDAIVAAAKAGKYIMCEKPLCLNMQEAEEIRQVVRENGVTLMCAHNQLFYPSVQKAKEILDQGLLGKIYEIRTVDTFFNKWVNANAGWRASRELVGGGELIDTGYHPSYLLLYLAASEPVEVVAMLSRHRLNIEGEDSAQVLVRFENGAVGNIVTSWAYDKPEGWSQFLVIGENGQLYRKDNNLVLALDGQEPQVYEFPAVNTFHIEMGEYAKVIAEGKRPLQNEEDGIRVLELILGAYKSAEEKRIVSLGAVTA; from the coding sequence GTGACTGTTAAGATAGGACTAATCGGCTGTGGAGGAATCGCTCATCAACATGCGAGAGGGTATACAAAGTACCCAGATTTAGTCAAAGTAACAGCGGTATGCGACATAGTAGAGGGTAACAGGCAGGAGATAGCAGACATCGTTGGTGGAGCAGAACAGTACAGTGATTACCACAAGATGCTGCAAGAAGCAGATATAGATGGCGTAGATATACTCCTACCACACCATCTGCACAAAGATGCCATCGTTGCGGCCGCGAAAGCTGGCAAATACATCATGTGTGAGAAGCCGCTATGCTTGAACATGCAGGAGGCTGAGGAGATACGTCAAGTAGTACGTGAGAACGGTGTTACCCTCATGTGTGCCCACAACCAGCTGTTCTATCCTTCCGTCCAGAAAGCCAAGGAGATCCTGGATCAGGGATTACTGGGAAAGATCTACGAGATTCGAACCGTGGACACTTTCTTTAATAAGTGGGTGAATGCTAATGCTGGGTGGAGGGCCTCTCGCGAGTTAGTGGGCGGAGGTGAACTCATAGATACTGGGTATCATCCTTCCTATCTCCTTCTCTATCTAGCTGCCAGTGAGCCTGTAGAGGTAGTCGCTATGCTCAGCAGGCACAGGCTGAACATAGAGGGTGAGGATTCAGCACAGGTACTTGTACGCTTTGAAAATGGCGCAGTCGGTAACATCGTGACCAGCTGGGCTTACGATAAACCCGAAGGGTGGTCTCAGTTTCTAGTGATAGGCGAGAATGGCCAACTTTACCGCAAAGATAACAACCTAGTCCTCGCCCTTGATGGGCAAGAACCTCAGGTTTATGAGTTTCCAGCAGTCAACACTTTCCACATAGAGATGGGCGAGTACGCGAAGGTAATTGCTGAGGGTAAGCGTCCGCTTCAGAACGAGGAAGATGGTATCAGAGTACTAGAGCTTATACTCGGAGCCTACAAGTCTGCAGAGGAGAAAAGAATCGTCTCCCTAGGAGCTGTCACCGCTTAG